From Neobacillus sp. PS2-9, the proteins below share one genomic window:
- a CDS encoding pseudouridine synthase has protein sequence MRIDKMLANLGFGSRKEVKQLLKSGSVKVDNVVVKDAKQHVDPEKQTVTLNGEVIEYREFIYLMMNKPPGVLSATEDNNSETVIDLLELEDQVYEPFPVGRLDKDTEGLLLITNDGQLAHRLLTPKKHVPKTYFAVIEGEVTEADITAFAHGVTLDDGYETKPGELKILKSGIRSDIELTITEGKFHQVKRMFEAVGKRVVYLQRISMGPLALDETLELGEYRELTDEEIELLMNYQVK, from the coding sequence TTGAGAATTGATAAAATGCTAGCTAACCTTGGTTTTGGTAGCCGAAAAGAAGTAAAGCAACTTCTAAAAAGCGGCTCAGTTAAAGTAGATAATGTTGTGGTGAAAGATGCAAAACAGCATGTTGATCCGGAGAAACAAACCGTCACGCTTAACGGTGAGGTCATTGAATATAGAGAATTTATCTATTTAATGATGAACAAACCTCCAGGCGTTTTATCAGCAACGGAGGATAATAATAGTGAAACGGTCATTGATCTATTGGAACTTGAAGACCAAGTGTATGAGCCTTTTCCTGTTGGAAGATTGGACAAGGATACAGAGGGCTTATTGTTAATCACCAATGACGGTCAATTGGCTCATCGATTGCTGACACCGAAAAAACATGTTCCGAAGACCTATTTTGCTGTGATTGAAGGAGAAGTAACAGAAGCGGATATTACTGCCTTTGCTCATGGTGTAACATTGGATGACGGCTACGAAACAAAGCCAGGTGAATTAAAGATATTGAAATCTGGAATTCGTTCCGATATAGAATTGACGATCACCGAAGGGAAATTTCATCAAGTAAAAAGAATGTTCGAAGCGGTAGGAAAAAGAGTTGTATACCTCCAGCGTATTTCCATGGGACCACTTGCATTAGACGAAACCCTTGAGTTGGGAGAATACCGCGAATTAACTGATGAAGAAATCGAGCTTTTGATGAATTATCAAGTGAAATAG
- a CDS encoding alpha/beta hydrolase: MSTYQSGFAEINGATIFYEVKGEGRPVLLLHGYPLDSRMWDDQFEEFSKYYQVIRFDYAGCGKSSHHDEDFSLVEDAKNLLLYLGVAKVELVGLSVGGNLAMDFALAYPEMVDKLILASSGLLGWTDYSPERQNYNKEVNELFQKESLEEAVELMCKAWVAGPFRSIDEINPAIIEKYAAMLSGNITRENGTGKMILPEKKTLELVGNISVPTLIISPDIDFPDFSAISELLHEKITGSQLVVIPGTAHMMNMEKPLEFNQLVVDFLNRTLIRSLPQQFLK, encoded by the coding sequence ATGTCAACCTATCAATCTGGATTTGCTGAGATTAATGGAGCTACAATTTTTTATGAGGTAAAAGGAGAAGGTCGCCCCGTGTTACTATTGCATGGATATCCTCTAGATTCAAGAATGTGGGATGATCAATTCGAGGAATTCTCCAAGTACTATCAAGTTATTCGCTTTGATTATGCAGGCTGTGGAAAGTCTAGTCATCACGATGAAGATTTTTCACTAGTAGAAGATGCTAAAAACTTATTATTATACCTAGGTGTGGCAAAAGTGGAACTTGTGGGCCTCTCAGTTGGTGGGAATCTAGCAATGGACTTTGCCTTAGCCTATCCGGAGATGGTCGATAAACTGATTCTGGCTTCCTCAGGATTATTAGGGTGGACTGATTACTCTCCTGAAAGACAAAATTATAATAAAGAAGTGAATGAGCTATTTCAGAAGGAGTCCCTTGAAGAGGCAGTTGAGTTAATGTGCAAGGCATGGGTCGCAGGTCCTTTTCGGTCTATCGATGAAATCAATCCAGCAATTATAGAGAAATATGCTGCCATGCTGTCAGGGAATATAACTAGAGAGAACGGTACGGGCAAAATGATTTTACCAGAAAAGAAAACATTGGAATTGGTTGGGAACATATCTGTTCCAACGTTGATTATCTCCCCTGATATCGATTTCCCTGATTTCAGTGCAATTTCAGAGCTCCTTCATGAAAAGATTACGGGTTCACAGTTAGTTGTGATTCCTGGCACTGCCCACATGATGAATATGGAAAAACCATTGGAATTCAACCAGCTTGTAGTGGATTTTCTAAACAGGACGCTGATTCGCTCATTGCCCCAACAATTTTTAAAATAA
- a CDS encoding TolB domain-containing protein — translation MKKKFYLILIFLLLLPNLAIAKPESDKVKVAFVRDGILWTKMNGIEEKITIKPTKYNEPPQWSHDGKWIVYGVEPKEKLSPNLESQTEIWVYSLETRKHKRITYDGSKPKWSPVENILAFKSGGVLNVSNLDQFYNIALGVGDYDWFPDGRAFITSSGASLRPDGWTNPVLYKIGLDKDFSKITSLTKNVKKLYTIPSEIKKGNISLLAIDATNFQFSPDGKWISFMVSPTASWSMDSNMMCVISSDGQTFEVLDEMIWEVDSPQWAFHQNRLGYIAGGGRIVLGFKNKKMKVTELPAFKSISLTPPHFAELGFTWRDDQSVVVSRVKESEWSNDPKQRPDPSIFLIKMGEQTQLQLTHPPKGFGDYHPIYLPSARKLTWVRKKDLAETHRDLWIADQNGENARVWIKNVVGYDFYQGK, via the coding sequence ATGAAGAAAAAGTTTTATCTTATATTGATTTTCCTATTATTACTTCCTAACCTAGCAATAGCGAAACCTGAATCGGATAAAGTAAAAGTGGCATTTGTTAGAGATGGCATTCTTTGGACGAAAATGAATGGCATAGAAGAAAAAATCACGATCAAACCTACCAAGTATAACGAGCCACCCCAATGGTCTCATGATGGAAAGTGGATTGTTTATGGTGTAGAACCGAAAGAGAAACTTAGTCCGAACTTAGAGTCCCAAACAGAGATTTGGGTGTATAGTTTAGAGACGAGAAAACACAAACGAATTACCTATGACGGCTCGAAGCCAAAATGGTCACCGGTTGAGAATATCCTAGCCTTCAAAAGCGGTGGTGTCTTAAATGTCTCCAACCTGGATCAGTTTTATAATATTGCGTTAGGTGTAGGAGATTATGATTGGTTCCCGGATGGAAGGGCCTTTATTACCTCCTCAGGCGCTTCACTAAGACCCGATGGCTGGACAAATCCTGTTCTTTACAAAATTGGACTTGATAAAGATTTTTCAAAAATCACGAGCCTAACAAAAAATGTGAAAAAATTGTACACCATTCCAAGTGAAATAAAAAAAGGGAATATTAGTTTACTTGCCATTGATGCAACTAATTTTCAATTTTCCCCTGATGGAAAGTGGATTTCTTTTATGGTCAGCCCCACCGCTTCCTGGTCAATGGACAGCAATATGATGTGTGTGATCTCATCTGATGGACAAACCTTCGAGGTTTTAGATGAAATGATTTGGGAAGTTGACTCTCCTCAGTGGGCCTTCCATCAAAACCGGTTAGGTTATATTGCGGGTGGGGGAAGAATTGTTTTAGGGTTCAAGAATAAAAAAATGAAGGTCACGGAACTTCCGGCTTTCAAGTCAATCAGCTTGACTCCCCCTCACTTTGCGGAGTTAGGTTTTACATGGAGAGATGATCAGTCAGTAGTTGTCTCAAGGGTTAAAGAGAGCGAATGGTCAAATGATCCTAAGCAGAGGCCCGATCCTTCTATATTTTTAATAAAAATGGGGGAGCAAACGCAATTGCAATTGACCCATCCGCCAAAGGGGTTTGGTGATTACCACCCTATTTATCTTCCTTCAGCCCGTAAATTAACCTGGGTCAGAAAAAAGGATTTGGCTGAAACACACAGAGATTTATGGATTGCCGATCAAAACGGAGAAAACGCTCGGGTATGGATCAAAAATGTGGTTGGATATGATTTTTATCAAGGGAAATAG
- the speD gene encoding adenosylmethionine decarboxylase yields MRLTHEQAIELHGFNNLTKSLSFNMYDICYTRTKDEREAYLKYIDEQYSAERLEAILKNVSDLIGAHVLNVAAQNFEPAGASVTLLVSEGPLTNAPSESFEESPGPLPESVVMQLDKSHITVHTYPEFHPDEGISTFRADIDVSTCGEISPLKALHYLIRSFETDVMTIDYRVRGFTRDKTGHKLFIDHEINSIQNYIPEDVGELFDMIDVNVYQENIFHTKCKLREFDLNHYLFGYTKDKLTPDEHIEITERLKLEMDEIFYGKNMV; encoded by the coding sequence ATGAGACTTACGCACGAGCAGGCAATTGAATTACACGGCTTTAATAATTTGACGAAGTCACTAAGCTTTAATATGTATGATATTTGTTATACAAGAACAAAGGATGAGCGTGAAGCCTATTTGAAATATATTGATGAACAATACAGCGCGGAGAGACTGGAAGCTATTCTAAAAAATGTTTCAGATCTTATTGGGGCTCATGTATTGAATGTGGCTGCGCAAAACTTTGAGCCTGCTGGAGCGAGTGTGACGCTATTAGTTTCAGAGGGGCCGCTTACCAATGCTCCTTCTGAGTCGTTTGAGGAATCTCCAGGCCCACTTCCGGAATCAGTGGTGATGCAGCTTGATAAGAGTCATATCACGGTTCATACATATCCGGAATTTCATCCTGATGAAGGAATCAGCACCTTTAGAGCAGATATTGATGTTTCCACATGTGGGGAAATCTCACCGCTTAAGGCTCTTCACTATTTAATCCGTTCGTTCGAAACGGATGTGATGACTATTGATTACCGTGTTCGCGGATTTACTCGGGATAAAACGGGGCATAAGCTGTTTATTGACCATGAAATTAACTCGATTCAAAATTACATTCCTGAAGATGTCGGGGAACTATTCGATATGATTGATGTGAACGTCTATCAGGAAAACATTTTCCATACAAAATGTAAGCTTCGGGAATTTGATTTAAATCATTATTTATTTGGCTATACAAAAGATAAATTGACTCCTGATGAACATATTGAAATCACTGAAAGACTCAAGCTGGAGATGGATGAAATTTTTTACGGGAAAAACATGGTGTAA
- a CDS encoding AAA family ATPase: MLNSQYLRRIHLKREEIPSFSKYPFKLTAIKTLDELVFHPNVTFLIGENGMGKSTLLEAIAVALGFNPEGGSFNFNFSTYDSHSSLADHLKVIKGVEKPQDGFFLRAESFYNVASNIEELDKGGGGRKVIDSFGGVSLHEQSHGEAFFATFLHRFRGNGIYILDEPEAALSPLRQMSMLTRIHDLVNEQSQFIIATHSPIIMAYPHAKIFEFTDEGLIESKLEETNHYRIMKQFFDDKNRMLHHLLDD; this comes from the coding sequence ATGTTAAATTCTCAATATTTACGAAGGATCCATTTAAAAAGGGAGGAAATTCCCTCTTTTAGCAAATATCCTTTTAAACTGACAGCTATAAAGACACTTGATGAGCTCGTGTTTCATCCTAATGTTACGTTCCTTATTGGTGAAAATGGAATGGGTAAATCCACTTTATTGGAGGCAATTGCAGTTGCATTAGGGTTTAATCCAGAAGGTGGATCCTTTAATTTTAATTTCTCCACTTATGATTCTCACTCTTCGTTAGCTGACCATTTGAAGGTAATCAAAGGTGTAGAGAAACCTCAAGATGGATTTTTCCTTAGAGCAGAAAGTTTTTATAATGTAGCTTCAAACATTGAAGAGCTTGATAAGGGAGGCGGCGGTCGTAAAGTCATTGATTCTTTCGGCGGTGTTTCCCTTCATGAGCAATCACATGGTGAGGCATTCTTTGCCACGTTTCTTCATCGTTTTAGGGGTAATGGCATCTATATTTTAGATGAACCTGAAGCGGCCCTCTCCCCTTTGCGGCAGATGTCGATGTTAACGAGGATTCATGATTTAGTCAATGAACAATCCCAATTTATCATCGCTACTCATTCACCGATCATCATGGCCTATCCCCATGCAAAAATCTTTGAATTTACAGATGAGGGTTTAATAGAAAGTAAGCTTGAAGAAACCAATCATTACAGGATTATGAAGCAGTTCTTTGACGATAAAAATCGTATGCTTCATCATCTGCTAGATGATTAA
- a CDS encoding SRPBCC domain-containing protein: MTNEAQPKLEDIKYTEVYNAPIDKVWNAVATAEGLSGWFMPNDLKAVEGHEFHINAGQFGMSPCKVTQVDPPNRLSFNWGKDWTLTFELKALEDKTELTLIHGGWDVNKVTEFGVPHTPIRDNMNQGWAGLVKKLQGYVEA; encoded by the coding sequence ATGACAAACGAAGCACAACCAAAATTAGAAGATATCAAATACACGGAAGTATACAATGCACCAATTGATAAAGTTTGGAATGCAGTAGCTACCGCAGAAGGACTTTCCGGTTGGTTCATGCCAAATGATCTGAAGGCTGTTGAAGGTCATGAATTTCATATTAACGCAGGCCAATTTGGTATGTCTCCATGTAAGGTGACACAAGTAGATCCGCCAAACCGCCTCTCTTTTAATTGGGGGAAGGATTGGACACTAACGTTTGAGTTAAAGGCACTAGAAGATAAGACAGAATTAACACTAATCCATGGCGGTTGGGATGTTAATAAGGTTACAGAGTTTGGTGTTCCACATACACCAATTAGAGACAACATGAATCAAGGCTGGGCAGGGCTTGTTAAAAAATTACAAGGATATGTTGAGGCGTAG
- a CDS encoding metalloregulator ArsR/SmtB family transcription factor, which yields MVAASAKHDVFQAIADPTRRSLLKLLSNQEMPVTAISEKFPISRTAVSKHLRVLADAGLVKERKVGRETRYKLEPEPLMELKDWLQYFELFWENKLTALRLFVESDENE from the coding sequence ATGGTCGCTGCTTCTGCTAAGCATGATGTTTTCCAAGCGATTGCTGACCCAACCCGACGTAGTTTATTAAAGCTTCTTAGTAACCAAGAGATGCCTGTCACAGCAATCAGTGAAAAATTTCCAATTAGCCGTACGGCTGTATCTAAGCATTTGCGCGTATTAGCAGATGCAGGATTGGTAAAAGAACGGAAAGTCGGCAGAGAAACTCGGTACAAGCTCGAGCCTGAACCTTTAATGGAATTAAAAGATTGGCTGCAGTATTTTGAATTATTTTGGGAAAATAAGCTGACTGCACTAAGATTATTTGTTGAGTCAGATGAAAATGAGTAA
- a CDS encoding amino acid permease: MENNQQNLKKGLLPRHVQFIALAGMIGTGIFKGSSDTLNIAGPSVVFTYLMGGLLLFIVMAALGEMALAFPNFNVQHLVNKAFGFRVSFIVGWLYWINWILVTVVELLAAGSFLQFWFPDTPLWLLSLICAFVIIGINLFQVKYYGEMEFWFAGIKILALVAFIVLGFFLLLGFIPSDVENPISNYTGHGGFFPHGVSGMLSAFLVVMFSYGGAELIGVAVTETKDADKVLPKIIKGAVWRVIIFYVLPILIICGIMPWNRVSSVDSPFVQVFSITGLPGAAHIMNFVLMTAVLSAANSGIYATSRTLFSMAQSGVAPKGLAKTSKKGIPLVGIMITTVCILAGVYLAYITPSKIINYLMTIPGFTIMLIWICICAAQLKLRPTYKEKPHFQVKGFPYTTIFAIVSLSVIFIGFLTSPSNLIGSSVALVTVGVLIILSLLVRKNGSK; the protein is encoded by the coding sequence ATGGAGAATAATCAGCAGAACTTAAAGAAGGGTCTCTTACCGCGGCATGTTCAATTTATTGCCTTGGCAGGGATGATTGGAACAGGGATTTTTAAAGGCAGCTCTGACACCTTAAATATTGCTGGACCTAGTGTTGTGTTTACCTATTTAATGGGCGGCTTACTATTATTTATCGTTATGGCAGCCTTAGGGGAAATGGCTCTTGCGTTTCCTAACTTCAATGTTCAGCATTTAGTTAATAAAGCATTTGGTTTTCGCGTTTCCTTTATCGTAGGCTGGCTCTATTGGATTAACTGGATCCTGGTAACAGTAGTAGAACTACTTGCTGCAGGAAGTTTCCTCCAATTTTGGTTTCCAGATACCCCATTATGGCTATTAAGCTTAATTTGCGCGTTTGTTATTATTGGCATTAACTTATTTCAAGTAAAATATTATGGAGAAATGGAATTTTGGTTCGCTGGAATTAAGATTCTTGCATTAGTGGCCTTTATCGTTTTAGGATTCTTCCTATTACTTGGTTTCATTCCTAGTGATGTTGAAAACCCTATTTCAAACTACACTGGGCACGGAGGATTTTTCCCTCATGGAGTCAGCGGAATGCTGAGTGCCTTTTTGGTTGTAATGTTTTCATACGGAGGAGCAGAATTAATTGGGGTCGCTGTTACTGAGACAAAGGATGCGGACAAAGTATTGCCCAAAATTATTAAAGGGGCAGTATGGCGGGTTATTATTTTTTACGTTTTACCGATCCTAATTATTTGTGGGATTATGCCTTGGAATAGGGTATCTAGCGTCGATAGTCCATTTGTACAAGTTTTCAGTATTACTGGGTTACCAGGGGCTGCACACATCATGAATTTTGTGCTCATGACAGCTGTACTTTCAGCAGCCAATTCAGGGATTTATGCTACATCTAGAACACTATTTTCGATGGCTCAGAGTGGCGTTGCACCAAAAGGATTGGCAAAGACATCAAAAAAAGGCATTCCGTTAGTAGGAATCATGATCACAACTGTGTGTATTTTGGCTGGAGTTTATTTAGCCTATATCACACCAAGTAAAATCATTAATTACCTTATGACAATCCCTGGTTTTACTATTATGTTGATTTGGATTTGTATTTGTGCAGCACAATTGAAGCTACGTCCTACGTACAAAGAAAAACCACATTTTCAGGTAAAAGGGTTTCCGTATACAACTATTTTCGCAATTGTCAGCTTAAGTGTTATTTTTATTGGGTTCTTAACAAGTCCAAGCAATCTGATTGGTTCGTCCGTAGCACTTGTGACAGTTGGTGTGCTAATTATCCTTTCCTTACTTGTTAGGAAAAATGGTTCCAAATAA
- a CDS encoding DeoR family transcriptional regulator — MKPSTNRMLNRIKCIYMFIRNKGTVSTQELVEEFGITPRTIQRDLNVLAYNDLVISPSRGKWTTTEKKVKMSS; from the coding sequence TTGAAACCTTCAACTAACCGGATGTTAAACCGCATCAAATGTATCTACATGTTTATTCGCAATAAAGGCACTGTTTCAACGCAGGAACTTGTAGAGGAATTTGGTATCACTCCTCGCACCATACAACGAGATTTAAATGTCTTAGCCTATAATGACTTGGTAATTAGCCCAAGCCGCGGAAAATGGACAACAACAGAGAAGAAAGTGAAGATGTCATCTTAA
- the pepV gene encoding dipeptidase PepV — protein MTLINWMNEVEKRKEELIKDTQGLLHIKSLLDEENTSPEAPLGKGVKEALDFMLNLGERDGFIPKNVGNLAGHLEFGSGEELLGILCHVDVVPEGDGWTSDPFGAEIRDGKIFARGALDDKGPTMAAYYAMKIVKELGLPLSKRVRMIIGTDEESNWRCVDHYFKHEEMPTLGFAPDADFPIINAEKGIADFDMVQEQSSFDTKEALIEVENFVSGKRYNMVPDLAKAMILVKENEEEIVRQFTEFMTKYELEHSHQLEDGALYLEVKGISAHGMEPKNGKNAGLFLAEFLSKLNVDAKASHYFQFVSHYFFEDSRGVNLGVAYSDDISGELTINPGKLSYSKDTNGRIGMTCRYPVTNKMEETKAKLEALLQTEGFVLDNFSDSKPHHVDEKEFLIQTLKKVYEEQTGEKAELIAIGGGTYARSLKSGVAFGPLFPGRPDIAHQKDEYMYIEDLLKATAIYAQAIYELAKSE, from the coding sequence TTGACACTGATTAATTGGATGAACGAAGTAGAAAAAAGAAAAGAAGAACTAATAAAAGACACACAAGGATTATTACATATTAAAAGCCTGCTAGATGAAGAAAATACATCACCTGAAGCACCACTTGGAAAAGGTGTGAAGGAAGCATTAGATTTTATGCTAAACCTTGGGGAAAGGGATGGTTTCATTCCGAAAAACGTGGGCAATTTAGCAGGACATCTGGAGTTTGGCTCAGGAGAAGAATTGTTAGGCATTCTTTGCCATGTGGATGTAGTTCCAGAGGGAGACGGCTGGACAAGTGATCCATTTGGAGCGGAAATCAGAGATGGTAAAATTTTTGCTCGTGGTGCACTTGATGATAAGGGGCCTACAATGGCAGCCTATTATGCAATGAAAATTGTAAAAGAATTAGGTTTGCCATTGAGTAAACGTGTTCGAATGATTATTGGAACAGACGAAGAAAGCAACTGGCGCTGTGTAGACCATTATTTCAAGCATGAAGAGATGCCGACACTCGGGTTTGCACCGGATGCAGATTTTCCTATTATCAATGCAGAGAAGGGCATTGCCGATTTCGATATGGTTCAAGAGCAATCTTCCTTTGATACGAAGGAAGCCTTGATTGAAGTGGAGAACTTTGTTTCTGGGAAGAGATACAACATGGTTCCTGATTTAGCAAAAGCGATGATCCTAGTTAAGGAAAACGAAGAAGAAATTGTCCGTCAGTTTACTGAATTCATGACAAAGTACGAGTTAGAGCACAGTCATCAACTAGAGGACGGGGCACTTTACTTAGAAGTAAAAGGTATTTCAGCCCATGGAATGGAGCCTAAAAATGGGAAGAATGCCGGTTTGTTTTTAGCAGAGTTTCTGTCTAAATTGAATGTAGATGCAAAAGCTTCACATTATTTCCAATTTGTATCCCACTATTTCTTTGAAGATTCACGGGGTGTGAATCTTGGTGTTGCTTATTCAGATGACATTTCAGGAGAATTAACCATTAATCCTGGTAAGCTATCCTACTCAAAAGATACAAATGGAAGAATTGGAATGACGTGCAGATACCCTGTCACAAATAAAATGGAAGAGACGAAGGCGAAATTAGAGGCGCTTTTACAAACGGAAGGATTTGTTCTTGATAACTTCTCAGACTCTAAACCACATCATGTCGATGAAAAAGAGTTCCTAATCCAAACGTTGAAAAAGGTGTATGAAGAGCAAACCGGTGAAAAGGCTGAATTAATTGCTATTGGTGGAGGAACGTATGCCCGTTCGTTAAAGTCCGGTGTTGCCTTTGGACCATTATTTCCAGGGCGCCCCGACATTGCCCATCAAAAGGATGAATATATGTATATTGAAGATTTACTGAAGGCCACAGCCATTTATGCACAAGCAATTTATGAGTTGGCAAAGAGTGAATAG
- the dat gene encoding D-amino-acid transaminase: MNFAIINGKLVNRLEAKVDIEDRGYQFGDGVYEVIRVYNGKMFTVKEHLERFVKSAESIGITLPYSIDDCTALLEELVTKNNLVEGTIYMQITRGTAPRNHVFPTKDVVPTLVAYTKEVARPVESLTNGVKTIRTEDIRWLRCDIKSLNLLGNLLAKQKAAEQGCFEAIQYRGDQVTEGSSSNIFIVKNGVVITHESNHLILKGITKDVILQICSQNNIPFEERSFTLAELATADEVFLSSTTSEVMPIVEIDKDQVKEGLPGPITRKLQSLLTEEIEKQCGDLKEKISS, from the coding sequence ATGAACTTTGCAATTATAAATGGAAAATTGGTCAATCGATTGGAAGCAAAGGTAGATATAGAAGACCGAGGCTATCAGTTCGGGGATGGAGTATATGAAGTCATCCGTGTCTATAATGGAAAAATGTTCACGGTAAAAGAACATTTGGAGCGGTTTGTGAAAAGTGCTGAAAGTATTGGGATTACATTACCTTATTCCATTGATGATTGTACAGCTTTGTTAGAAGAACTAGTTACAAAAAATAATTTGGTTGAGGGAACCATTTATATGCAAATTACGAGGGGAACGGCTCCGCGTAATCATGTTTTTCCAACAAAGGATGTCGTTCCTACACTTGTAGCCTATACGAAAGAAGTGGCACGTCCTGTTGAGAGCCTGACGAATGGTGTGAAAACCATTCGTACGGAGGATATTCGCTGGCTTCGTTGTGATATCAAGAGTTTAAATTTATTGGGCAACCTATTAGCCAAACAAAAGGCTGCGGAGCAGGGATGCTTTGAAGCGATTCAATACCGTGGAGATCAAGTCACAGAAGGTAGCAGCTCGAATATTTTTATTGTGAAAAACGGTGTGGTTATTACGCATGAATCAAATCATCTTATTTTGAAGGGGATTACTAAAGATGTAATCTTACAGATATGTTCCCAAAACAACATTCCATTTGAAGAACGCTCCTTTACCTTGGCTGAACTGGCTACGGCTGATGAAGTATTCCTGTCTAGTACGACTTCAGAGGTTATGCCAATTGTTGAAATTGACAAAGATCAGGTTAAGGAGGGTTTACCTGGCCCTATCACAAGAAAGCTACAAAGCTTATTAACTGAAGAAATAGAGAAGCAATGTGGGGATTTAAAAGAAAAGATTTCTTCATAA
- the cysK gene encoding cysteine synthase A, with the protein MKVVNNIAELIGETPLVKLNRLAPKGGASVYLKLEFYNPSKSVKDRAAFNMIIEAEKAGLLKAGSTIIEPTSGNTGIGLAMNAAARGYKSIIIMPDTMTQERINILKAYGAEVVLTPGDEKMPGAIRKAQELASEIPNSFVPMQFENEANPDAHRYTTAVEIIEAMKEIGKPLSAFVATAGTGGTITGTGETLKEHFEGLTVHVVEPKGSPVLSGGKPGKHKLVGTSPGFIPEILNQDVYDEIHAIEDEDAYDIARRLAKEEGILVGPSSGGACYAALEVAKRLSPDDVVVCIACDTGERYLSSDLFQY; encoded by the coding sequence ATGAAAGTAGTCAATAATATTGCTGAATTAATTGGTGAAACACCACTGGTCAAACTTAATCGCTTAGCTCCTAAAGGCGGGGCCTCTGTTTATTTGAAGCTTGAGTTTTATAACCCAAGCAAAAGTGTAAAAGACCGCGCTGCATTTAATATGATTATAGAAGCAGAAAAAGCTGGTTTATTAAAAGCGGGCTCTACCATTATTGAACCAACTAGTGGAAACACAGGAATTGGCCTAGCCATGAATGCGGCTGCACGAGGGTATAAATCCATTATTATTATGCCTGATACAATGACTCAGGAACGGATTAATATTTTAAAAGCCTACGGGGCAGAGGTTGTCCTTACTCCAGGGGATGAAAAAATGCCTGGTGCCATAAGAAAGGCACAGGAATTAGCTAGTGAGATACCAAATAGCTTCGTTCCGATGCAATTTGAAAATGAAGCCAACCCCGATGCGCATCGGTACACTACTGCTGTGGAAATTATTGAGGCAATGAAAGAAATCGGTAAACCATTATCCGCATTTGTTGCTACAGCAGGAACAGGAGGTACCATCACGGGTACTGGTGAAACCTTGAAAGAGCATTTTGAGGGATTAACTGTACATGTTGTGGAGCCTAAAGGTTCGCCTGTTCTATCAGGTGGCAAGCCTGGTAAACATAAGCTTGTAGGGACAAGCCCTGGCTTTATCCCTGAAATTCTAAATCAAGATGTGTATGATGAAATTCATGCGATTGAAGATGAAGATGCATATGATATTGCTCGCAGGTTAGCGAAAGAAGAAGGAATTCTTGTTGGCCCATCCTCTGGTGGAGCTTGCTACGCTGCTTTGGAGGTTGCCAAGCGTCTGTCTCCTGATGATGTAGTGGTTTGCATTGCTTGTGATACCGGGGAAAGATACTTATCGAGCGATTTGTTTCAGTATTAA
- the thpR gene encoding RNA 2',3'-cyclic phosphodiesterase: MEQKTHFFFAVRMPEATKLMMKEHIEKIKAVIPFSRWVHFQDLHITLAFLGAASPEKLATAASNVKDALNNAKPFQLKINRLGFFGSSHSPRVFWADTEESNELNLLRNKVFSACEDAGFELETRPFRPHITLARKWIGEKAFQQTLLEIWNELQSEPLAFQANEVVLYQTHLHKTPKYEAIQVFPLTE; the protein is encoded by the coding sequence ATGGAACAGAAAACGCATTTCTTCTTTGCTGTTAGGATGCCCGAAGCAACAAAACTAATGATGAAGGAACATATTGAAAAAATAAAAGCTGTAATTCCTTTTAGCCGCTGGGTACATTTTCAAGATTTACATATCACCTTGGCTTTTTTGGGTGCAGCATCCCCAGAAAAACTAGCAACAGCTGCTAGCAATGTGAAAGATGCCTTAAATAATGCAAAGCCATTCCAATTAAAAATAAATAGACTTGGTTTTTTCGGAAGTAGTCACTCTCCACGTGTTTTTTGGGCAGATACAGAGGAAAGTAATGAACTAAATCTTTTAAGGAATAAGGTGTTTTCAGCTTGTGAAGACGCGGGATTTGAACTGGAGACAAGGCCCTTCCGTCCCCATATTACCTTAGCAAGAAAGTGGATAGGCGAAAAAGCATTTCAACAGACACTTCTCGAAATATGGAACGAGCTCCAATCAGAGCCGCTCGCTTTTCAAGCGAATGAGGTGGTTTTATATCAAACACATCTCCATAAAACACCAAAATATGAAGCAATCCAGGTATTTCCACTAACGGAATGA